GTTGTTTGGTCTGTCGCTATTAGCGCCGATGGGCAGACAATTGTTAGTGGTGATGATGGTGGCACAGTGAGGTTATGGAATCGCCAAGGCCTTCCCTTAGCTGAACCATTACGTGATCATAAGAATATTGTTTGGTCTGTCGCCATTAGCGCTGATGGGCAGACAATTGTCAGTGGCGGTGAAGACGGCACGGTGAGGTTATGGAACCACCAAGGTCTTCCTTTAGCTGAACCATTGCGTGGTCATAAGGGTGTTGTCGATTCTGTCGCCATCAGCGCCGATGGGCAGACGATTGTTAGTGGCGGTGAAGACGGCACGGTGAGGTTATGGAACCACCAAGGTCTTCCTTCAGCTGAACCATTGCGTGGATATGAGCGTATTGTTTCTTCTATCGCCATTAGCGCTGATGGGCAGACGATTGTTAATGGCGGTCGTGACGGCACGGTGAGGTTATGGAATCACCAAGGCCTTCCCTTAGCTGAACCATTACGTGATCATAAGAATATTGTTTGGTCTGTTGCCATTAGCGCCGATGGGCAGACAATTGTTAGCGGTGACGATGGTGGCATGGTGAGGTTATGGAATCAGCAAGGTCTTTCTTTAGCTGAACTATTGTGTGGTCATGAAAGTATTGTTTCATGTGTTGCCATCAGTGCCGATGGGCAGACAATTGTTAGTGGTGATGATGGTGGCACGGTGAGGTTATGGAACCACCAAGGTCTTCCTTTAGCTGAACCGTTGTGTGGACATGAGGGTGTTGTCGATTCTGTCGCCATCAGTGCCGATGGGCAGACGATTGTTAGTGGCGGTGAAGACGGTACGGTGAGGTTATGGAACCACCAAGGTCTTCCTTTAGCTGAACCATTGCGTGATCATAAGGATCTTGTCGATTCTGTCGCCATTAGCGCTGATGGGCATACGATTGTTAGTGGCGGTCGTGACGGCACAGTGAGGTTATGGAATCACCAAGGTCTTCCCTTAACTGAACCATTACATGGTCATGAGAGTATTGTTTGGTCTGTCGCCATCAGTGCCGATGGGCAGACAATTGTTAGTGGTGATGATGGTGGTACGGTGAGGTTATGGAATCACCAAGGTCTTCCCTTAGCTGAACCATTGCGTGGACATGAGCGTATTGTTTCTTCTGTCGCCATTAGCGCTGATGGGCAGACAATTGTCAGTGGCGGTGAAGACGGCACGGTGAGGTTATGGAACCACCAAGGTCTTCCTTTAGCTGAACCATTGCGTGGTCATGAGAGAGTTGTCAATTCTGTCGCTATCAGCGCCGATGGGCAGACGATTGTCAGTGACGGTGATGGTGGCACAGTGAGGTTATGGAATCGCCAAGGTCTTCCCTTAGCTGAACCATTGCGTGGTCATGAGGGAGTTGTCAATTCTGTCGCCATCAGTGCCGATGGGCAGACAATTGTTAGTGGCGGCAATGACGGTACAGTGCGTTTGTGGCGCGGTGGTTGGCGTGCATGGTTACAAGTCTGTTGCAACAGGTTGCGTTACCACCCTGTCTTCACAAATCCGCAAACCGAAGAAGCAAAAGCCGCCTGCGAAGTCTGTCGCAAATATGTTTGGAGCAAAGAAGAATGTAAAACTGGAGATTGATAAGAGGAAAACAGGAGAAAAAAACTCTAATCTCCAAAGTTGAGGCTCAGAATTCGACTTTTCACCTGTAGAACTCGGAACTTCGACCTCTGAACTCGGAACATCGACCTCTGAACTCGGAATTTCGACCTTTGAACTGGAAACTTTGACCTTTGAACTTGGAATTTCGACCTTTTAACTTAGAATTTCGACCTTTTAACTTGGAACTTCGTTCTTGAAACAGTAATATCCGAGATCCAAGGCTCAATAATGGTGAGTGAAAGGCGATTATTTAAGAGTCAACCACAATTAATATCAACTTCGGGTCAACCCTAAAATTAAATTTTGTCATAAACTACCTAAAACTTACTCGTAATGCGTCCACATCCGAATTATCTTGACTACTTGTTCGGATTCGATGACTTCATATACCAACCGATGCTGTATGTTTATCCTGCGAGAATACGCACCTGATAAATCACCAACCAGCTTTTCATAAGGTGGAGGATTTTGAAAGGGATTTTGTTTAAGAACTGCAAGCAACTCCTCAGCTTTTTCCTTTAAATTACTAGAAGCTAACTTCTTGGCATCTTTCTGTGCTTGTTTTGTGTAAACTAATTTCCAAATCACTTCTTCAGAATTCGGAATTGGCTCTTCATTATCGCCCTGACTCACCAATCCAACTCCTCATCGCATTCTTGGATCGGAGTTACTAGCCCTTCTTTTATAGATTCTCCCATTCCAGGTATAGATAACAAGTGAAGAGTCTCCTGAATTGCAGACCAGTCTTTTTCCGCAAGCAGAATCGCATTACCACGTTCACCCTGAATGATCACAGGTTTACCCTGCTCTGCAACTTTGTCTATCAGTTCTTGTAAATTATTTTGAGCGTCGTTGACGGGAAGTGAAGACATCATGCTTTTTTAGCTCACGATAACTTTACTTTAGTTTATCTACAAACTTATGCAAGTAAGTAGGGAGCGTGCGTATTAAATTATGGTAAGTGAAGAGCGATGCCTAACGACAAACCCTTTTGAACTCGAAACTTCATGCTTTGAACTGCAACATCCGAGATTCAAGGGTGAATGATCGTGAGTGAAAGGCGATCGCTTATCCTCTTATGGTAAAAAATGAGATAATTTTGTGTTGAATGGTGCGATCGCAATTCCTTATAAGTTGTATTGAGGAACAAAACTCAACATTGTTCGGGGTTTGTTGGGTTTCATTTCGTTTAGATGCCACTTGCTTCTGCCAAAGTGAGATGCTGCGCGTGTACGCTTTAATCGGCGTTACTAGCCCTCAAAGAGTTGGTAGCTCTGAACCTTTTAATTTCAGAAACCTCAAGAAACGCTAAAATCAAGTCAGCCTTTGTATTGTAGCGGTTGTGTCCCACATCACTCAGAGGGCGGTTCACTGCATAAATCCCGATTGTCAACGTCCTTATCCTCAGCCTTGGGGAAACAAATTTTGCAACAGTTGTGGCGCACCGCTACATCTGTTAGACCGCTATATCCCTATTCAACCCTTGGGTTCGGGGGGATTTGCTCAAATTTACACGGTTTGGGATGAAAAAACTCAAACAGAGAAAGTCCTGAAGGTGCTGGTGGAAGAGTCACCAAAGGCACTAGAATTATTTACCCAAGAGGCAGCGGTTTTAAGCAGTTTGCAACATCCTGGTGTTCCCCAAGTTGATGCTGATGGGTCTTTTCAAATCAATTTGTTCAATCCAAAACCTCGCCAACTGGCTTGTCTGGTAATGGAAAAAATCAATGGACAGACTCTAGAGGAGATACTCAAAAACTATCCGCAAGGGTGTCCAGAAGATTTGGTATTAAACTGGTTTACCCAGGCTGTAAAAATTTTACAAGAGTTGCACAAACGCCAAATTATTCACCGAGATATTAAACCTTCTAATTTAATGTTAGATTCCCCATCGCAAAATATACCGCTACTTCCAGGGGGAATGGGGGATCGGCTGGTGCTGATTGATTTTGGTGGCGCAAAACAATTTACTGCGGCTATGCTTGGTCGAGAGTCTAGTTCTACTCGGTTATTTTCTTCTGGATACAGTCCACCAGAACAAGTGACTGGGGGTAATGTGGGGCCTAGTGTTGATTTTTATGCCCTCGGTCGCACGATGATTGAATTACTAACGGGCAAGTATCCGCCGGAGTTGGAAGATCCGCAAACTGGGAAATTGCAGTGGCGTACTGGGGTGAAGGTGAAACCGCAACTGGCAGATTTACTTGATGAGATGGTACAGGAAGATGTGCGATCGCGTCCGGCAAATGCCGCAATTATTCAAAAACGTTTAGCAAAGATTTCCAGAATATCGCCGCCACAACTAAGTTTGTTTTACCAACTGGGACACACTGTTAAGCAAACTTCGACGCAAACCTCCCAAAAATTTGCACTAGCAGTACAAGCTGTTGATAAAGGTTTAAATGACTTTAGCCAAGCTTTAGGTCAAACGGCTCGTTTCATCGTTCAAGTAATTTTCAAAGTTATAAAAGCCTGTTTTGCAACGCTTTGGGCAATGATCCTAACTAGCCTTGGCGCTTGTTCAGGTACGCTTTTGGGTTTTATTTTGGCCTATCGCACAAGTTTAGGCGATCGCGTTGTGGAATTTATGGTACAGCAGCTTACTGTATTAGTACCATATGCTCAACCTGTCTTGGGAGCAGATATTTTGGTTTTCGTGGCTGCGGGTTGGGGTACTGCTTGGGGACTGACTGTATCAGGCTGTTTTGGGCAACGGCGGCGGTTTTTGGTAGCGTCGCTGATGGGGATGATTAGTTATGCCTTCGGCTGGCTGGTTTTGCAATTAATCACACCAAAAGACAGCGGTGAGGGCTTAGTAGCAGTTATTTTAGTGTCCGTTTGCTTGCTCACCTTGAGTTTAGGTCTTCGCAGCCATCACATAGTTTATGCTGTGATTGCTTCATTTGGCAGTGCGATCGCCTTTGCCGTTTTCATTCTTTTGGGTTTTACCCCGGCTATCTGGCAATTTTCTAGTCAACCAAGCTGGGCAGAGTTATGGTTACCTCTAGCTTTTTTCGGTTTTGTCGGCATCTTCCTTAGCTTCTGGTTGGGAGTCAGCTACTACCTAATTGTTCCTGGATTACGCCTTTTGGGCTGGCGTTAAACGAATACCCAAAAACAAGATCCCCCTAGTCGTTTTATTTTCGAACTAGGGGGATCACATATGTGGTATACTATAAAGGGTTCAGTATATCTGATTACTATTCGATTTTAAATCCTGGATCTAATTTTGAATAGGCTTATCCCCAGAATTTACACTATATTTATAGCTTCTTAATCAATGCTTTATTCCGGTTGTTTTCTAGGGAACTGGTATATGTAAGGATGACAATAGGCAATATGCGTAACTGGCATCCCTGTAAATATCTGGAAAAACATGAAACTCAAAATTGTTACTGTCCTTACTTTGTTGGCTTGTTTTGGATTTGCAGAGCAAGGTTTGGCATTCAATCAGCAAGACTTGGAGCAGTTGAAAACAGCAGGAAGCTGTCCCCGATGCGATTTGAGCGGTGCTGACCTAACTCAACTGAATCTGAATTTGACTGGAGCAAATCTGCGCGGGACTAATTTGAGCGGTGCTACATTATCTAAAGTTAATCTTACTAATGCCGATCTGACTGGTGCAAATTTGGAAACTGCGGTTTTGAATTCGGCCAATCTTACCGGTGCATCCTTAACAGGTGCTAATTTGAAATCAGCATCCTTAGAAAATGCGGATCTATCTTATGCTGGCTTTATCAGCGCCAATTTGGAAGCAGCTAACCTCAAGGGTGCGAAGTTGCAACTCACTAATTTTCGGGCGGCAAACTTTCGACTGACAACGCTAGATAACGGTGTCGTCACCTCTGAAAAGGACTATGGCTGGTCGTTAGAGCGTGTAACTTCTAGAGTATGTAACAAGTTTAAAGCTGAAAATACTCCAGGCACAACCTGCTACACAAGATAAAGGGTGTAGGGGTGTAGGGGAATAGGAGAATAAGCCCCGACGAAAGTACAGAACAACTTAATTTATCAAGGAAAAATAATTAAATATATAAACTCTGATCTGTAGTACAACATTGATTATTTCCTTGTTTTAACCCACTTCAATTTATTGATAAGGTTCCCCTAAACCCCTATTCCTGTATGGTAAGAGCATTTTATTTATTAAACAGTTCTTTATCATGGGAACAAGCCTGTAGATAAATTGATCCATGCTTACCCATATTAAAGACTTAGCAGTAAAACTTGCGCCCCGCCTAATTGAAATTCGCCGCCACATCCACTCCCACCCAGAACTCAGTGGTCAGGAGT
This region of Nostoc sp. UHCC 0302 genomic DNA includes:
- a CDS encoding Txe/YoeB family addiction module toxin — encoded protein: MSQGDNEEPIPNSEEVIWKLVYTKQAQKDAKKLASSNLKEKAEELLAVLKQNPFQNPPPYEKLVGDLSGAYSRRINIQHRLVYEVIESEQVVKIIRMWTHYE
- a CDS encoding type II toxin-antitoxin system Phd/YefM family antitoxin, producing MSSLPVNDAQNNLQELIDKVAEQGKPVIIQGERGNAILLAEKDWSAIQETLHLLSIPGMGESIKEGLVTPIQECDEELDW
- a CDS encoding serine/threonine-protein kinase; translation: MSHITQRAVHCINPDCQRPYPQPWGNKFCNSCGAPLHLLDRYIPIQPLGSGGFAQIYTVWDEKTQTEKVLKVLVEESPKALELFTQEAAVLSSLQHPGVPQVDADGSFQINLFNPKPRQLACLVMEKINGQTLEEILKNYPQGCPEDLVLNWFTQAVKILQELHKRQIIHRDIKPSNLMLDSPSQNIPLLPGGMGDRLVLIDFGGAKQFTAAMLGRESSSTRLFSSGYSPPEQVTGGNVGPSVDFYALGRTMIELLTGKYPPELEDPQTGKLQWRTGVKVKPQLADLLDEMVQEDVRSRPANAAIIQKRLAKISRISPPQLSLFYQLGHTVKQTSTQTSQKFALAVQAVDKGLNDFSQALGQTARFIVQVIFKVIKACFATLWAMILTSLGACSGTLLGFILAYRTSLGDRVVEFMVQQLTVLVPYAQPVLGADILVFVAAGWGTAWGLTVSGCFGQRRRFLVASLMGMISYAFGWLVLQLITPKDSGEGLVAVILVSVCLLTLSLGLRSHHIVYAVIASFGSAIAFAVFILLGFTPAIWQFSSQPSWAELWLPLAFFGFVGIFLSFWLGVSYYLIVPGLRLLGWR
- a CDS encoding pentapeptide repeat-containing protein is translated as MKLKIVTVLTLLACFGFAEQGLAFNQQDLEQLKTAGSCPRCDLSGADLTQLNLNLTGANLRGTNLSGATLSKVNLTNADLTGANLETAVLNSANLTGASLTGANLKSASLENADLSYAGFISANLEAANLKGAKLQLTNFRAANFRLTTLDNGVVTSEKDYGWSLERVTSRVCNKFKAENTPGTTCYTR